One segment of Cardiocondyla obscurior isolate alpha-2009 linkage group LG15, Cobs3.1, whole genome shotgun sequence DNA contains the following:
- the Drep4 gene encoding DNA fragmentation factor subunit beta isoform X2, translating into MTNDPAEVNVFLLDGSLIDEEYFYTLAPQTTLVLQKPGEKVLSDADILYDALRRVNIDFLIAGNRVTQFLTENLKAKVASLNRVLNKDNTKTILSRKEDHPEWFENLETNCMTKEAYMHRRCQDRIRTYLYKTIEQIKCSDVFLNDYKARQQLLRTIAFFKLQLKQDHYFGYYFDRSRAVSDSKSDNDETDYDQCYEHCPCNINDESYLRQWYLRLPQLSDTNAITDSDNIDETDARKFRGKKNAEIMNDEKSAVCPYRIKLREKQIAICDKTGEFKCEGRWNTNGCPYGDKHKINPYRSKEELALFSTWNLDHKIERSRTLIPQLLQISRQDTINEQDIYDYYDNLFTVKNLRLVHIVCHDKGSHK; encoded by the exons ATGACCAATGATCCGGCGGAAGTGAACGTTTTTCTTCTTGATGGATCGTTGATCGACGAAGAGTATTTTTACACGCTGGCGCCGCAGACTACTTTGGTTTTGCAGAAGCCAGGGGAAAAAGTGTTGTCAg ATGCGGACATTCTCTACGATGCATTGAGACGCGTGAACATTGATTTCCTCATCGCCGGCAACAGGGTGACGCAATTCCTGACGGAAAACCTTAAAGCAAAAGTTGCCTCGTTGAACAGAGTATTGAATAAGGATAACACGAAAACGATACTTAGCAGAAAGGAGGATCATCCGGAGTGgtttgaaaatttagaaacCAATTGCATGACGAAG GAAGCATATATGCACCGGAGATGTCAGGACAGAATACGCACGTATCTTTACAAGACGATCGAGCAGATCAAGTGCTCGGACGTATTCTTGAACGATTATAAGGCGAGGCAACAATTGCTGCGTACCATTGCGTTCTTCAAACTTCAGCTCAAGCAGGATCATTATTTCGGGTATTATTTCGATAGAAGTAGAGCGGTATCTGATTCTAAAAGCGACAACGACGAAACCGATTACGATCAATGTTACGAGCACTGTCCCTGCAATATTAACGACGAATCGTATCTTCGTCAATGGTACCTTCGATTGCCGCAATTATCGGATACGAACGCGATTACCGATTCGGATAATATCGACGAGACGGATGCGAGAAAATTTCGTGGAAAGAAAAACGCGGAAATAATGAACGACGAAAAGTCGGCGGTCTGCCCTTATCGCATAAAGCTGCGAGAGAAGCAAATCGCCATTTGTGATAAGACGGGGGAGTTTAAATGCGAGGGTCGGTGGAACACCAACGGATGTCCCTACGGCGATAAACACAAGATTAACCCGTATAGGTCTAAAGAAGAGCTTGCCCTATTCTCCACGTGGAATTTGGATCATAa AATCGAAAGGTCCAGGACGCTCATTCCGCAGCTGCTGCAGATCTCGCGGCAAGATACGATCAATGAACAAGACATTTACGATTATTATGACAATCTGTTCACGGTGAAGAATCTAAGACTAGTTCATATCGTATGCCACGATAAAGGGTCGCACAAATAA
- the Drep4 gene encoding DNA fragmentation factor subunit beta isoform X1, translating into MSLITDCLRRLTNVSSSKSELKGYKVTDVNRTRKIGIACRNFQDLKEKACLKLNMTNDPAEVNVFLLDGSLIDEEYFYTLAPQTTLVLQKPGEKVLSDADILYDALRRVNIDFLIAGNRVTQFLTENLKAKVASLNRVLNKDNTKTILSRKEDHPEWFENLETNCMTKEAYMHRRCQDRIRTYLYKTIEQIKCSDVFLNDYKARQQLLRTIAFFKLQLKQDHYFGYYFDRSRAVSDSKSDNDETDYDQCYEHCPCNINDESYLRQWYLRLPQLSDTNAITDSDNIDETDARKFRGKKNAEIMNDEKSAVCPYRIKLREKQIAICDKTGEFKCEGRWNTNGCPYGDKHKINPYRSKEELALFSTWNLDHKIERSRTLIPQLLQISRQDTINEQDIYDYYDNLFTVKNLRLVHIVCHDKGSHK; encoded by the exons ATGTCTCTCATCACCGACTGCCTCCGTCGTCTAACGAACGTCTCGTCTTCCAAAAGCGAG CTCAAAGGCTACAAGGTAACGGATGTGAATCGTACGAGGAAAATCGGCATCGCTTGCCGAAATTTTCAAGATTTGAAGGAGAAAgcgtgtttaaaattaaat ATGACCAATGATCCGGCGGAAGTGAACGTTTTTCTTCTTGATGGATCGTTGATCGACGAAGAGTATTTTTACACGCTGGCGCCGCAGACTACTTTGGTTTTGCAGAAGCCAGGGGAAAAAGTGTTGTCAg ATGCGGACATTCTCTACGATGCATTGAGACGCGTGAACATTGATTTCCTCATCGCCGGCAACAGGGTGACGCAATTCCTGACGGAAAACCTTAAAGCAAAAGTTGCCTCGTTGAACAGAGTATTGAATAAGGATAACACGAAAACGATACTTAGCAGAAAGGAGGATCATCCGGAGTGgtttgaaaatttagaaacCAATTGCATGACGAAG GAAGCATATATGCACCGGAGATGTCAGGACAGAATACGCACGTATCTTTACAAGACGATCGAGCAGATCAAGTGCTCGGACGTATTCTTGAACGATTATAAGGCGAGGCAACAATTGCTGCGTACCATTGCGTTCTTCAAACTTCAGCTCAAGCAGGATCATTATTTCGGGTATTATTTCGATAGAAGTAGAGCGGTATCTGATTCTAAAAGCGACAACGACGAAACCGATTACGATCAATGTTACGAGCACTGTCCCTGCAATATTAACGACGAATCGTATCTTCGTCAATGGTACCTTCGATTGCCGCAATTATCGGATACGAACGCGATTACCGATTCGGATAATATCGACGAGACGGATGCGAGAAAATTTCGTGGAAAGAAAAACGCGGAAATAATGAACGACGAAAAGTCGGCGGTCTGCCCTTATCGCATAAAGCTGCGAGAGAAGCAAATCGCCATTTGTGATAAGACGGGGGAGTTTAAATGCGAGGGTCGGTGGAACACCAACGGATGTCCCTACGGCGATAAACACAAGATTAACCCGTATAGGTCTAAAGAAGAGCTTGCCCTATTCTCCACGTGGAATTTGGATCATAa AATCGAAAGGTCCAGGACGCTCATTCCGCAGCTGCTGCAGATCTCGCGGCAAGATACGATCAATGAACAAGACATTTACGATTATTATGACAATCTGTTCACGGTGAAGAATCTAAGACTAGTTCATATCGTATGCCACGATAAAGGGTCGCACAAATAA